From the Peromyscus leucopus breed LL Stock chromosome 8b, UCI_PerLeu_2.1, whole genome shotgun sequence genome, one window contains:
- the LOC114681499 gene encoding olfactory receptor 2Y1-like, giving the protein METSNTSFQYFILVGFSDFPQLEVFLFVFILVFYVLTLFGNTTIIVLSRLDLRLHTPMYFFLSHLSFLDLCYTTSTVPQLLINLCGFDRTISYGGCVAQLLIFLALVSTECLLLGVMAFDRYAAVCRPLHYTTIMHPQLCQALAISSWVSGLVNSVIQTGLVMAMPLCSHRLNHFFCEMPIFLKLACEDTNGTEAKMFVARTIILIFPAALILGSYGHIARAILRIKSMAGRRKAFGTCGSHLIVVSLFYGSGIYTYLQPIHRYSENEGKFVAVFYTILTPILNPLIYTLRNKDVKGALWKVLGKSTDLV; this is encoded by the coding sequence ATGGAGACTTCCAATACCAGCTTCCAATACTTCATATTGGTAGGTTTCTCAGATTTTCCCCAACTGGaagttttcctctttgtttttattctagtcTTCTATGTGCTGACTCTCTTCGGCAACACCACCATCATTGTTCTCTCACGGCTGGACCTCAGACtgcacactcccatgtacttcttcctctcccatctttctttcctggatctctgctATACCACCAGCACCGTACCGCAGCTTCTCATTAACCTCTGTGGGTTTGACAGGACCATCAGCTATGGAGGGTGTGTGGCTCAGCTCCTCATCTTTCTTGCCTTGGTCTCCACGGAGTGTTTGCTCTTGGGGGTCATGGCCTTTGACCGCTATGCTGCCGTGTGCCGTCCACTCCACTACACCACCATCATGCACCCTCAGCTGTGTCAGGCACTGGCCATCTCCTCCTGGGTGTCTGGCCTTGTGAACTCTGTGATCCAGACAGGACTTGTCATGGCCATGCCCCTCTGTAGCCATCGACTGAATCACTTCTTCTGTGAGATGCCCATATTCTTGAAGTTGGCTTGTGAAGACACCAATGGAACCGAGGCCAAGATGTTTGTGGCTCGAACGATAATCTTGATATTCCCTGCAGCGCTGATTTTAGGCTCCTATGGACACATTGCCAGGGCAATTCTGAGAATCAAGTCAATGGCTGGACGCAGAAAGGCCTTTGGAACTTGTGGGTCCCATCTCATTGTGGTCTCTCTGTTTTATGGCTCGGGCATATACACATACCTCCAACCCATCCACCGATATTCAGAGAATGAGGGAAAATTCGTTGCTGTTTTTTATACTATACTCACCCCCATTCTCAACCCTTTAATATACACTCTGAGGAACAAGGATGTGAAGGGAGCTCTGTGGAAGGTGCTTGGGAAAAGTACAGATTTAGTGtaa